One stretch of Arachis hypogaea cultivar Tifrunner chromosome 20, arahy.Tifrunner.gnm2.J5K5, whole genome shotgun sequence DNA includes these proteins:
- the LOC112783590 gene encoding dehydrogenase/reductase SDR family member FEY has translation MGTEDEAAPPSSSSSVKKKKQGLGWIEWIRGWMVVVQEMLFQRIMASHLHNPMPLPPINDLTCIVTGSTSGIGCEIARQLAQAGAHVVMAVRNTKAAQELIQKWQIDSEGFCIALNVEVMQVDLLSLDSVARFAEAWNARSVPVNALINNAGIFSIGEPQKFSKDGYEEHLQVNHLAPALLSVLLLPSLMRGSPSRIVNVNSVMHYVGFVDPEDMNVTSGKRKYSSFIGYTSSKLAEVMFSSVLHKRIPAEAGIGVVCVSPGIVQTNVARDLPKIVQAAYRLIPYFIFNAQEGSRSALFAATDPSVSEYCEMLRSDEWPVCAFISQDCRPANPSEESHEVQTQYEVWEKTLEMIGLPSDAVERLIEGQEVKCRYGQQQ, from the exons ATGGGAACGGAGGATGAAGCAGCGCCGCCGTCGTCGTCATCGtcggtgaagaagaagaaacagggtttggggtggatagaatggATCAGAGGCTGGATGGTGGTGGTTCAGGAGATGCTATTTCAGCGGATCATGGCTTCCCACTTGCACAACCCTATGCCACTTCCTCCCATCAACGACCTCACCTGCATTGTCACCGGATCCACCAGCGGCATTGGCTGTGAAATCGCAAG GCAATTGGCACAAGCAGGGGCTCATGTTGTTATGGCTGTTAGGAACACAAAGGCAGCTCAAGAGTTGATACAGAAGTGGCAGATTGACTCTGAAGGGTTTTGTATTGCTCTCAATGTTGAG GTGATGCAAGTTGATCTTCTCTCATTGGATTCTGTTGCAAGGTTTGCTGAAGCTTGGAATGCTCGCTCAGTTCCCGTGAATGCTCTCATTAACAATGCTGGAATCTTTTCCATTGGAG AGCCACAAAAGTTTTCGAAAGATGGTTACGAAGAACACTTGCAAGTGAATCATCTTGCTCCTGCTTTGCTCTCAGTACTTCTTTTGCCATCACTTATGCGGGGTTCTCCTAGTAGGATTGTGAATGTGAATTCTGTT ATGCATTACGTTGGCTTTGTTGACCCTGAAGACATGAATGTTACGTCTGGTAAAAGGAAATATTCTAGTTTTATTGGGTACACAAGCAGCAAGCTTGCAGAG GTAATGTTTAGTAGTGTTCTTCATAAACGAATCCCTGCTGAAGCTGGCATTGGTGTAGTGTGTGTATCACCTGGAATTGTCCAGACCAATGTT GCAAGGGATCTTCCAAAAATTGTTCAAGCTGCTTATCGTTTGATACCTTACTTTATCTTTAATGCTCAAGAAG GTTCCCGGAGTGCACTTTTTGCTGCCACAGATCCTTCAGTTTCAGAGTATTGTGAAATGCTGAGATCAGATGAGTGGCCCGTTTGTGCTTTTATTTCTCAAGATTGCCGTCCGGCAAATCCATCAGAAGAGTCGCATGAAGTTCAAACGCAATACGAAGTATGGGAGAAGACCTTGGAGATGATTGGCCTTCCTTCAGATGCCGTCGAGAGGCTTATAGAGGGACAGGAAGTCAAATGCCGTTATGGACAACAGCAGTAG
- the LOC112784630 gene encoding kinase-interacting family protein isoform X2 yields MEGVPSLLDMGKEKVISNGTLLSSSTKGFRDKSIIFTNTNIIPSWLFTSISELEERMKVLTMGTAENEDEEVGDTFAERAESYYQKRPQLLALLQDLYNGYVTLSDRYIQTLAKQKQQQNLNHHSRHSSQVSTLDGGGFSDQEESSIGVTSNVDYSDTESAISYQPQSNVVKLKHVNSSMSPILDLDVIVAELVMKNVECDVMVHEVGAMERKYCESSRKNELQKSLLEVLESERLVLLNENASLSYRVNTLVEENKELVSESAFVKRKAGELAKCVLKMREDHRVFMLHRKIEDLQAQIHGLEKRNKEYYERLLKRDNNGVGDDGVCKGNNNNNKNNDVGGNGISLEVRVLRRFKWKDVGSVSSSSSSSTGSVSGRSFDDLKKNKNKKGTSLWKKLKNMDLILCGMNPTCA; encoded by the exons ATGGAGGGGGTCCCAAGCCTTTTGGATATGGGGAAGGAGAAAGTGATTTCAAATGGTACATTGCTATCTTCATCCACAAAAGGGTTTAGAGACAAAAGCATCATCTTCACCAACACCAACATTATACCTTCCTGGTTATTCACCAGCATTTCTG AGTTAGAGGAGAGGATGAAAGTGCTGACAATGGGGACAGCAGAAAATGAAGACGAAGAAGTGGGTGACACATTTGCAGAGAGAGCTGAGTCTTATTACCAAAAGAGGCCTCAGTTACTTGCCCTTTTGCAAGATTTATACAATGGCTACGTCACTTTATCTGATAGGTACATTCAAACACTTGCAAAGCAGAAACAACAGCAAAACTTGAATCACCATAGCAGGCACTCTTCACAGGTTTCAACACTTGATGGAGGAGGGTTTTCTGACCAAGAAGAAAGTAGCATTGGGGTAACAAGCAATGTTGATTATTCGGATACCGAAAGCGCAATCTCGTACCAACCACAATCCAATGTGGTGAAGTTGAAGCATGTGAATTCAAGCATGAGTCCAATTCTTGATCTTGATGTCATTGTTGCTGAGCTTGTGATGAAGAATGTGGAGTGTGATGTGATGGTTCATGAGGTTGGTGCAATGGAGAGGAAGTACTGCGAATCGTCGCGGAAGAACGAGCTTCAGAAGAGTCTACTTGAGGTTTTGGAGTCTGAGAGGCTTGTTTTGTTGAATGAGAATGCTAGTTTGAGTTATAGGGTGAACACATTGGTGGAGGAGAACAAGGAACTTGTGTCCGAATCGGCTTTCGTGAAGCGCAAGGCAGGGGAATTGGCGAAATGTGTGCTCAAGATGAGGGAGGATCATAGGGTGTTTATGCTGCATAGGAAGATTGAGGATCTTCAGGCTCAGATTCATGGATTGGAGAAGAGGAACAAGGAGTATTATGAGAGGCTTCTCAAGAGAGATAACAATGGTGTTGGTGATGATGGAGTATGCAAAgggaataataacaataataagaacAACGATGTTGGTGGCAATGGAATATCTTTGGAGGTTCGTGTTCTCAGAAGGTTCAAGTGGAAAGATGTTGGaagtgtttcttcttcttcttcttcttctactggtTCTGTTTCTGGAAGGAGCTTTGATGATCTcaagaagaataagaataagaaaggaACTAGTTTgtggaagaagctcaagaacATGGACTTGATTCTCTGTGGGATGAATCCAACATGTGCTTGA
- the LOC112784630 gene encoding kinase-interacting family protein isoform X1, with protein MELSKSELEERMKVLTMGTAENEDEEVGDTFAERAESYYQKRPQLLALLQDLYNGYVTLSDRYIQTLAKQKQQQNLNHHSRHSSQVSTLDGGGFSDQEESSIGVTSNVDYSDTESAISYQPQSNVVKLKHVNSSMSPILDLDVIVAELVMKNVECDVMVHEVGAMERKYCESSRKNELQKSLLEVLESERLVLLNENASLSYRVNTLVEENKELVSESAFVKRKAGELAKCVLKMREDHRVFMLHRKIEDLQAQIHGLEKRNKEYYERLLKRDNNGVGDDGVCKGNNNNNKNNDVGGNGISLEVRVLRRFKWKDVGSVSSSSSSSTGSVSGRSFDDLKKNKNKKGTSLWKKLKNMDLILCGMNPTCA; from the exons ATGGAACTTAGTAAATCAG AGTTAGAGGAGAGGATGAAAGTGCTGACAATGGGGACAGCAGAAAATGAAGACGAAGAAGTGGGTGACACATTTGCAGAGAGAGCTGAGTCTTATTACCAAAAGAGGCCTCAGTTACTTGCCCTTTTGCAAGATTTATACAATGGCTACGTCACTTTATCTGATAGGTACATTCAAACACTTGCAAAGCAGAAACAACAGCAAAACTTGAATCACCATAGCAGGCACTCTTCACAGGTTTCAACACTTGATGGAGGAGGGTTTTCTGACCAAGAAGAAAGTAGCATTGGGGTAACAAGCAATGTTGATTATTCGGATACCGAAAGCGCAATCTCGTACCAACCACAATCCAATGTGGTGAAGTTGAAGCATGTGAATTCAAGCATGAGTCCAATTCTTGATCTTGATGTCATTGTTGCTGAGCTTGTGATGAAGAATGTGGAGTGTGATGTGATGGTTCATGAGGTTGGTGCAATGGAGAGGAAGTACTGCGAATCGTCGCGGAAGAACGAGCTTCAGAAGAGTCTACTTGAGGTTTTGGAGTCTGAGAGGCTTGTTTTGTTGAATGAGAATGCTAGTTTGAGTTATAGGGTGAACACATTGGTGGAGGAGAACAAGGAACTTGTGTCCGAATCGGCTTTCGTGAAGCGCAAGGCAGGGGAATTGGCGAAATGTGTGCTCAAGATGAGGGAGGATCATAGGGTGTTTATGCTGCATAGGAAGATTGAGGATCTTCAGGCTCAGATTCATGGATTGGAGAAGAGGAACAAGGAGTATTATGAGAGGCTTCTCAAGAGAGATAACAATGGTGTTGGTGATGATGGAGTATGCAAAgggaataataacaataataagaacAACGATGTTGGTGGCAATGGAATATCTTTGGAGGTTCGTGTTCTCAGAAGGTTCAAGTGGAAAGATGTTGGaagtgtttcttcttcttcttcttcttctactggtTCTGTTTCTGGAAGGAGCTTTGATGATCTcaagaagaataagaataagaaaggaACTAGTTTgtggaagaagctcaagaacATGGACTTGATTCTCTGTGGGATGAATCCAACATGTGCTTGA